In Juglans microcarpa x Juglans regia isolate MS1-56 chromosome 8D, Jm3101_v1.0, whole genome shotgun sequence, the following are encoded in one genomic region:
- the LOC121241907 gene encoding probable indole-3-pyruvate monooxygenase YUCCA10 codes for METVVVIVGAGPSGLATAACLNLHSIPNLILEREDCYASLWHKRTYDRLGLHLAKEFCCLPLKSIPPDAPTFMPKDYFLRYLDAYVSEFNINPLYHRSVESVVYDDVGKKWRIEAKNTMKGSTVEVYTSEFLVVASGENSEGHIPSIPGLDSFPGEILHSQHYKSGSRYKSKDVLVVGCGNSGMEIAYDLSDHGTCTSIVVRSPFHVLTKDLVHRGMSLLNYLPVYMVDILITMLAKLEYGHLSSYGIHKPEKGPFANKIATGRSAVIDVGTIKKIQNGEIEVVPAGISSINKNNVLFENGTEKRFDAIVFATGYRSTANEWLKDYKYALNDDGMPKNSFPEHWKGERGLYCAGFSRRGLAGVSADATAIANDINEVMIMSGGKKTN; via the exons ATGGAGACAGTAGTAGTGATAGTAGGAGCAGGGCCTTCTGGTCTTGCAACTGCAGCATGCCTAAATCTTCACTCCATTCCCAATTTGATCCTAGAAAGGGAAGATTGCTATGCGTCTCTTTGGCACAAAAGAACCTACGATCGATTGGGTCTTCATTTAGCAAAAGAATTTTGTTGTCTACCGCTTAAATCCATCCCTCCTGATGCCCCCACCTTCATGCCCAAAGATTATTTTCTTCGTTATCTTGATGCCTATGTCTCAGAATTCAACATCAACCCTCTCTACCATCGTTCTGTTGAATCCGTAGTTTACGATGATGTTGGAAAGAAATGGCGGATTGAAGCTAAGAACACCATGAAAGGAAGTACTGTTGAAGTTTATACTTCGGAGTTCTTGGTGGTGGCTAGTGGTGAGAATAGCGAGGGTCATATTCCTTCCATTCCTGGGTTGGATAGCTTTCCAGGAGAGATCCTCCACTCCCAACATTACAAATCGGGTTCGAGGTATAAATCCAAGGATGTTTTGGTAGTTGGTTGTGGTAATTCTGGGATGGAGATTGCCTATGACCTTTCGGACCATGGAACTTGCACTTCAATCGTAGTTAGAAGTCCG TTTCATGTGCTGACCAAAGACTTGGTTCATCGAGGAATGTCGTTGCTGAATTATCTCCCCGTTTACATGGTGGATATCCTAATCACAATGCTTGCAAAACTCGAATATGGCCATCTGTCCAGTTATGGGATTCATAAACCGGAGAAAGGTCCATTTGCAAACAAAATTGCAACTGGAAGATCTGCTGTTATTGATGTTGGAACCATAAAAAAGATTCAAAATGGAGAGATAGAGGTTGTCCCAGCTGGGATTTCGAGCATTAACAAGAACAATGTACTGTTCGAAAATGGCACCGAAAAACGGTTTGATGCGATTGTTTTCGCAACTGGTTATAGAAGCACTGCTAATGAGTGGCTGAag GACTATAAGTATGCTCTTAACGATGATGGAATGCCAAAAAATAGTTTTCCAGAACActggaagggagagagaggctTATACTGTGCTGGATTCTCAAGGAGAGGACTAGCGGGAGTATCAGCAGATGCAACAGCCATAGCCAATGACATTAATGAGGTTATGATCATGAGTGGTggcaaaaaaaccaattaa
- the LOC121242199 gene encoding protein FAR-RED IMPAIRED RESPONSE 1-like → MSLSNTSVTNRFLGMEDNPSVGQTKSPATSSGVEEIHPDRPDAEEIECGSARTSEKVQMDGDDESVSGMEFNSLEYLMSYYKKYGKKRRFGVITKRSEMGEDQTVRYVTFACTSGGKAWNRTINVANPHPTGKTECKAKINTLKVANGKFRLTTVHNIHNHGLSPKKSHFFQCNREVSESIKRVLDTNDLAGIRMNKSFGSLVVGVGGFENLPFLENDCRNYIDKARHLRLSAGGAGALRDYFLRMQFKNPGFFALMDLDDEGRLKNIFWADSRSRAAYQYFGDVIIFNTTYLTNRYGIPFAPFVGVNHHGQLILLGASLISSEDTKTFMWLFQTWLQCMDGIAPKAIITDQDRAMKNAIAIVFPESRHRFCLWHILKKVPEKFGCYGSYKTGMKTALMKCVYDTQTPDEFEKCWDQLISTYSLHENVWLQSLYTEREHWVPAFLKNVFWAGMSTTQHSKSINAFFDGYVHAKINLKEFVDQYDNALKKKIENENAADFQSFNVTIPYISRFPIEKIYQDLYTNAKFRKVQQQLTDIINLDPVLLKAEATVKTYLVKDEVHVEDFTKLVTHSVDFSEDDAVAKCTCSLFEMRGIVCRTSSLSSNVTELRQYQIGTFWIDG, encoded by the coding sequence ATGTCTCTCAGCAATACCTCCGTTACAAACAGATTTCTGGGTATGGAGGATAATCCCTCAGTTGGGCAAACTAAATCGCCAGCTACATCTTCTGGAGTTGAAGAAATTCATCCTGATAGACCAGATGCAGAAGAAATCGAGTGTGGTAGTGCCAGAACATCAGAGAAAGTGCAAATGGATGGTGATGATGAGTCAGTTTCGGGGATGGAGTTTAATTCCTTAGAATATTTAATGagttattataagaaatatggTAAGAAACGCAGGTTTGGGGTGATAACAAAAAGGAGTGAGATGGGAGAGGATCAGACTGTTAGATATGTCACCTTTGCCTGTACCAGTGGAGGGAAGGCCTGGAATAGGACTATAAATGTCGCCAACCCACATCCGACAGGAAAGACAGAATGCAAGGCAAAAATTAATACCTTAAAAGTTGCTAATGGAAAGTTTCGGCTGACTACAGTTCACAATATCCACAACCACGGCCTCAGTCCAAAGAAATCTCACTTCTTTCAatgtaatagagaagtgagtgaaTCTATTAAAAGGGTCCTAGATACGAATGATTTGGCCGGCATccgaatgaataagagtttcgGGTCTCTTGTTGTTGGCGTGGGAGGTTTTGAGAACCTCCcgtttttggaaaatgattgtcgTAACTATATCGACAAGGCACGACATCTACGATTGAGCGCAGGTGGTGCTGGAGCGCTTCGAGACTACTTTTTACGGATGCAGTTTAAAAATCCGGGATTCTTTGCACTAATGGACTTGGATGATGAAGGGaggttgaaaaatatattctggGCAGACTCCCGTAGTAGAGCAGCCTACCAATATTTCGGAGATGTCATAATCTTCAACACCACATACTTGACAAACCGATATGGGATAccctttgcaccatttgttggtgtaaaccaccatgggCAATTAATTTTGTTGGGAGCTAGCTTGATTTCCTCTGAGGATACTAAGACCTTCATGTGGTTATTCCAAACATGGTTGCAGTGTATGGATGGTATAGCGCCAAAGGCTATTATCACTGACCAAGACAGAgccatgaaaaatgcaattgcaaTAGTTTTCCCAGAAAGCCGACATAGATTTTGCCTTTGGCATATTTTGAAGAAAGTCCCTGAAAAGTTTGGCTGTTATGGTTCTTACAAAACTGGAATGAAAACTGCATTGATGAAATGTGTATATGATACCCAAACGCCAGAtgagtttgaaaaatgttgggaTCAGTTGATTAGCACGTACAGCTTGCATGAGAATGTCTGGTTGCAGAGTTTATACACTGAGCGTGAGCATTGGGTACCGGCATTTTTGAAGAATgttttttgggctggaatgagtacaacacAGCACAGCAAGAGCATAAATGCCTTCTTTGATGGTTATGTTCATGCtaagataaatttgaaagaGTTTGTCGATCAATATGATAATGCCTtgaaaaagaagattgagaacgAAAATGCCGCGGACTtccaatcatttaatgtcacaattCCCTACATCTCTAGATTTCCAATTGAAAAGATATATCAAGATTTGTACACAAATGCTAAATTCAGGAAAGTTCAACAGCAACTTACCGACATTATCAACTTGGACCCAGTTTTACTTAAGGCGGAAGCTACAGTCAAGACCTATCTAGTAAAGGATGAAGTTCATGTCGAAGATTTCACTAAGCTGGTTACACATTCAGTGGATTTTAGTGAGGACGATGCAGTCGCCAAGTGTACTTGTAGTTTATTTGAAATGAGGGGGATAGTGTGCCGCACATCTTCACTATCTTCAAATGTAACAGAATTAAGACAATACCAGATAGGTACATTTTGGATCGATGGATGA